The following is a genomic window from Rhododendron vialii isolate Sample 1 chromosome 9a, ASM3025357v1.
tggtaatcaatactagtcctgaccctaaagctggcagCATTTCAAAGATCGAGTGTGGTCATCAATGGCGCACGCCGGTAGCAATAAGTCGTACGCCAGTGACGGACAAAGTAgtataactggcgtacggggtcTCTGGACTGGCGTACAATAGTTTCAAatgggtccagtgactggcccttgcatggcagttaagccttggcctctgtttatgttccccacactgtttatggggcgtTCTGTTCATTTTATTGCTCTAAAGCCATCTCTTTTGCCTGTAACTGCatttattctgctatattaattgcgtggtttgtcctgggtgtgcactggtccttccagagcccagagggttgagaaacaTGAGCTGTGGGTTTAgatttactggcgcacgccagtataccGGTGACGCATGCAAGTAGTCCCTgtatgcagtggcctggccagTGCATATAGCCTCCCCTTGCGTGCCTCATTCTGGGACAGCGTGCTCTAGTTTACTTAAAACGCCCATAgatgcttgttctcaatctatatttattgtTTCAATCAATCATCCGTCATACTTTGCCATAAATgcaaacttgttacagttttaatcctctttaactgttcccccgccctaattggctaaaaaaaatgatgattaatgagagaaaaacgcaaatattttacaaaatgcccaaGTAGAAACCGTTCTCcggatcgggcgagaggggtgccataaacccttcccctctcgtaacctgactcccgaacctcagatatcgaatgTGAcaacggaccggtctacgccttttcaaaatcaaacaacgtggcaagcgtttcaagttcggttccttgggtgttccaCCGCAAAactcgagtggcgactctgaattgtaagcgtttcgccgcgcttcccGGTAAGGGCACACccgatttttaaaacaaaattgagaattttttggggcgtgtgcccacacccATTACATGCACCTCACTTCCTGAGTATTTTGCTAGGTAAGTGGTACTAGCGATGGAGGAAGACATCTTACTAATAAGAGAGGTGCAACTgttactgtgtgtgtgtgtgtgttgtgtgggTATATAAGACGAAGTGAAATTTACTTCGCTCGTTCCTCAATTAGTTCTAGGAAACTTCAACAAACAAGACTTCGGCCCCGTTCCgcgtaaaataagtatttattttttaagaatgcaattttaagctaaaaaatgatggatttattgaaatataaaaatatgcaatatgaatcttatttaaaagatctcattgagatctttaatacggtgcaaaaaaaatcaaaaatttatttttcatttacattattttcatCGATCAACCGACAAGGATTCACATAAAAACCTGTTTCCATTTGTTGCATTTGCAAGAATCTTCATGTATGGTACCATtgctttcaacaaaaaaaaaaaaaaaatggaaccaTTGCTCTTCTACAGGCACAAGTAAAGGATATGACCAAAAATATAGCCAAGGAATTccaataaaaagaaattcaGGATACACAGTTTTGCAGAAAACCTCACTACaggttaactttttttttttgcaatgcaatgtaattgattttattGTAATAACATAATGTcgattttatttggtttgaaacaaaatcaaagcaaaaagTCTACATGATCGAGTAGCCTGGGCCACCTCCACCTTCTGGCACGGTCCATTCGATATTCTGTTTTGGGTCTTTGATATCGCAAGCCTGGAAAATAAAACCCAATGAGGTAGAGTTAACTACAGAAATAAAAAGACTGCAGAagtaagaaaatcaaataagcaAGTCAAACATTGAAAAGTACTCTTACCAGCAAATGGAACATATTGACATGATTTGCGACACAAATGATTCCGTGATAagagatgcatttttttttttttttgatcctctaAGAGATGCATATTCAGACAACGAAAAACTACTAAATTTTGATGACCGTATCAGAGGACCAAGACATTGTTGAAGCCTTGGATTACACAAGTTTCCTACCGTCTTGCAAGTCTAACATACTGTAGCCTCACCATCTTGTATGCTGAAACGTAAGAACctgaaattttccctttcatATTTGAGAAGCAACAACAGTTTCAGGTTAATGAAGTTTACCCTCAAAGTGCTGCTTTGTTTAGTGGAGGGGAGAATCCCTCCTTCCATTTTTTCCCCTGAAGTAGAATCCCCTTAAATTTTTGTCCCCTCCAGAAATCCAAGAACTTAATACAGCCTTCAAGAACTGAATGAAGCTCTAGTTTCTACCCTGACCAATTTCGTTGAATGAAGTCCTTATAGAAGAAAAAATGCACTGTCATTGGTGACGTGTATAGTTGACAAGTGAAGCCAGTCTAGAAAATGCACCATTGCTTTGACACATTAGTTGATTTGGTTTAGGGTGCCACGTACTTTACTTAAGGAACCACTAACATGAATATTCAACCTTCCAAAGTTAAAGCAAGGGCAAATTCATTGCTTGAGTGCCTAAAAGTCAAATCATGAATTAGTTCCTCATGTATGCAAGCAGTACACCAGTACATGTGTGTAACTATTTCAGTTAAAACATTCTCAGAGGAAGATCTATTCATTTCTCACACATTGATGTTGGTATTACCTTGCAGTGTAAGCAATTTTGAGCATTAATATGCAGCTTCAGCTGACTGTTATCATCGGCGACATACCTATATTACAGTTCCAGTAAAAGCAAGCAGAATCAGAtataaaagactttaaaaagcTGCTCCACAAATAAAATTGTTCTGAAAAAGCTCATTACTCGTATACACGTGCAGGGCAATATCTGGACTCAGGTCCACCATATTTCAGCAAATTTACATGTTCAGGGATGCTTTGATCTCTCAACCGAAGATGAGGTGGCTGGTCGTGTTCATGATTTGTGTTGCTCCTAAATAAgtagaccaaaaaaaagaacatattaaTCACAAGGGAAAATGGAATAATATACTTCCCATGAGTGTCAAATCAGCCTCCACAATGGGTTAGCTGACTATAGGGTTGCCTAATTGCCCTATAAAATCACTTATACTATCAGCAACCTTCATCTTGTTCCACCACACTATTCTTAAGGGTGGTGATTATTggactccttttttttttttgtctttattcattgAATTTACAACATTACACTCTCATTTGTTCACTTTTTCACATATAAAGGGCAATATTGAAATTTTacatgaattaaaaaaaaaatggtgaaaaaagagtgaaaatcaattaccctACAATGTCCTGCTCTATACTAGTTTTTTTAGTTGTATTTACACGAATTCGCCTGTAGTGATGCCTTCGATATGAAACAAACAATTACAAGTCCAAAGTTAGACAACGTGGCTTCACCATTTATGGACCACAATCAGATACTCTCCAATAGACGTGTAGGTCTCAAAAGTTCTACCTTACTACTTTAATCCAAGCTCCTAAAAAATGTGATACTCTCCCATAGAAATATAGGTCTCAAAAGTTATAACTTGCTAGTTTAATCCAAGCTCCTAGAAGTATACGAGATTACAATGCCTCCATATTGTGATACTGACGCTGTTTTCACGGTTTACTTTAACTCTTGCCCTACCGAGGTTTAATTCTCAAGGCCCCGTTGCCTCCATAAAGCAATAACTCTAGAATCTTCAACTTTCAGGTACGGGAAAATGGAACTTTCAGGTAAACAGGGAGAGAGGTTAGAGAGTGGGGAAAGGATGCAAATGTAAACCTGTATAAAGAAGTTGGCACATCAAAAGATACGATCCCATCTGGTTTTGGGTATTGAATAGGGGAGTGTAAGTGTGCCTCCTGCAAATAGAAGAGTTCACTGTTGAGTATTGTTGAATAGAAGGTTCTAAGCAAAATAGACATCTCTAGCCATTACTACATGCTGCAGAGTAAGGGAGTATTAATCTAATGCTGCAAATACTAGAAATTCAAAGATAGATCTTCTTGCTTCCTGAGTTCCTCATGATGAGATCCACATACGAAGTGACAGTGAAAAGATCTCCCCATCCTCACTGACAGGAATCCGAATCATGCATTCCTCATAAAACGCAATATAAACCTTTTTAAAAGGTTCCAAGAATTAACTAAATGCACAAATCTAGAGTATTAGCTTCTCACATCTGTTGCTTCGTGATCAGGTTTGCCATGCTTCAATGTCACTGGAAACCTTCCCTTGAATATGTAGCTGTGACACAGGAAGCACCAGTTGATTTCATTTACAAAAACCGGAAGTGCATATCATTGAAGTTATATGCTACTTGATATGGCAGAGGTTGGTGTCTTACCGTTCTAAACCACTTAAAGCCAAACCAGGAAAAAGTCCATACTCGAAAGCCTACAAGAACGGAAAACAGTAACCTTAGCTAAATAAAAATCCAGCCACCTCTCCTCTTACATTTTATCAGCAATTATAGCATAAAATCACACGGGCTTGACTTTGATTAAAATGTGTATTTACAATACATGGATTGGTATTTTCTATCTCACCCAGAACATATTATCACGTTGGATATTATAAAAATCCAACTTATTCTTGccattcaaatatatatatatatatatatatatatatatatatatatataggggccggTTCTAGGGACAATACATTTGACAACACTTTTGACAACACATTTTTCAGAGCTCCACGTGaataatcggagccgttcaatttgtttaaaacatgtttttaaaggttctcataaaaaatcaactcatttagaTATCGACAAGGGCTTGATCGGCTTATTCAATTTTATCCtgtcaaatttgataaaaatcaattaaatgagccgatcaagcccttaccgatatccaaatgagttgattttttatggaaccccttaaaaacatgttttaaatataTTGAATGGCTCCGATCAATTGTATGAAGGTCCCAcgtggaattttgaaaaatgtgttGTCAAAAGTGTTGTCAAATGTATTGTCCCTAGAATATCCCCTTCTcataaggaccacctcattttaataaaatgtgaacctccctttcccgatcgaatttcgatgatccgagccgctcaatgtgtttagaacgtgatttcaAGGGTACCCgagaggaatcagcaaaaaaaaagaccgggaaggacttcatccgagcagtttttgtttgttttttatcgaacggtttaaataaaaactgctcaaatcaagcccttcacggtcattttttttgccgatttatcatgggtactcttaaaatcacgttctgaacacattgagcgtctcgaatcatcgaaatccaatcgggaaaggcgagaatggagaggtctgcattttaaggtccttacctgaagatttctatatatatatatagagagagagttaggttccggtgagggatccctcattttattaaaatgcgggactccccttcccgattgaatttcaatgatccgagccgctcaaagtgatcagaacgtgattttaagggtcttcgtgagaaatcagcaaaaaaattgaccgggaagggcttcatccgagcagttttcattaaacggttcaaaaaaaactgctcggatgacgcccttcccggtcattttttttgctgatttctcgtggggaccctaaaattacgttctgcacacattgaacggttcagattttcaaaatttgatcggaaaatgaaagtccctcacttgaaaatcaGTCCGTCttccgtaaggaccaccttattttaataaaatgcggacctccctttcccgattgaattttgatgatccgagccgctcaatgtgtttagaacgtgattttaagggtacccgcgagaaatcagcaaaaaaaatgactgggaagggcttcatccgagcagtttttgtttgttttttatcgaacggttcaaacaaaaactgctcggatgaagcccttcccggtcattttttttgcctatttctcgcgggtacccttaaaatcacgttctgaatacattgagcggctcggatcatcgaaattcgatcggaaaatgggagaaatgaggaggtccgcattttaactaaaataaggactccctcatttgagactgactgtgtgtgtgtatatatatatctggcCCCTGAATATCAATTATCTCCGTGTTCCCCATTGCTTTGGTCAATATGCAGCTAAGAAAGAGAATAATTTGTCATCTATGTGTTCCCTGTTGCTCGGGTCAATAGGTGGCTATGCAAGAGAATATTTGGTCAGATGCCAATTAGAACCTCCACGACTGAAGTGGACAACAACGAAAGAGACAGTGGAAATTTAGAGAAATGgttcaaaaagtcaaaagcaaataGGCTGCAGTACATACTGGTCGATAATTTCGAGCCCTGTAAAGTTCTTCCCATATCCATGAATTCTTCAAGTTGTTCCAGTATGCGTCCATATTCAAACCTTCATGAAGTACATCAAATGCAGCTTCTGCTGCTAACATTcctgcaagaaaaaaaaaaaggcagtgAAATTACTTTTTGAGTTCTCTTACTTTATTTCCTCATCTGGGCACTTATACACATACAATTGACTTAGGGAAATTCCAGCCAGAACTTCCACTAACTGTAAGTCTGTATCAAGTAATATCAATAAGGCTTTGTGTAATCATACAAACAGTGAAAGAGAGCGATGTGAGTGGGTACCTGATTTCATGGCTGTATGCGTTCCCTTTATTTTTGGTACATTTAAAAAGCCAGCTGAGCACCCAATAATTGCTCCTCCCGGGAATACTGGATATGGAATAGACTGAAATTTAACTAGCATCGCATTTATATTTGCGTAATGCCTACCAACCAAATAGCTAAATTAACTTTCGccgctaaaaaaaaaagaagcagctaaATTGTCAAGGTATCATGCATATTGAGCGTTGCAAAAGAAACCAGAAGAACAACCTGCCACCCAGTATTTGTAGCCTAATCATGTGTACTGAAGTCTGAACATATGATAAGTTTTAAGGTTTTTCAATCTTGCGCACTAAGTGCAAAGCTGTTCTATTCAAACAGGCACTAAAAGCTGTAATCTATAGACAGATAGCACCTGCCCTTTTAACACTAATTAAAACTGTACTACGCGTGTATGTGGTCTAAACAGCCTTTTGTAATTCTTATCTTAAAGTGAATTGTCCTAGCAATTGGTGACGTGAAaacgaaagaaaaataaaaaagaatctcTCATGCACCTGAAACCCGCCTTCATTCAATGTACGGGCACCATATTGGAGAACAGTTCCTCCTTCAAGAAGACGATTGATAGCTGGATGGTGTTTAAGTTTCTACACAAAGAAAATCAATACACAAGAGGCCGAGAGTTAGATCAAACATGCTTACATTCTGCAAATCTACTTTCCACCTGAGCAAAAATATAGACAGATACGGACGTAAAAAAATTGTGTCGGGGATTCTCCGACAAAGCAAAACTTAAGTGATTAAAGAAAGGTCCTAACAAAAAAGTGTAAAGCTTGAAAATAATACAAGTCCTACAACTTTGTCACACGTCTCATAACAACCTGTAAAAGCAGGATGGCCTATTGGCTATCTTCAGGAGAAAAAAATTCTTAACTGGACTGCTCTTTGCAAAGTGTTCAATAAGGTTATTGTTGGAATTTGTTCCACAGCGGTTATTTATCACCTCGAAAACTAATATATGAGCCCGGGTTGCCTCTCCcctcattaccaattggttttgagtggGATGCTTTAACAGTTATCAATTAAAGCCGCTGACAAAACCTACTTGCAATATTGCCTTTCTAGAAACGTTGGTATGTAGTATGTACTTGAACCCATAAATGTAAAATGAGACACACATGAAGGTTACAGTAGCTCCAGTCATCCCTATTTGTTGACAGTACAGAACTTGGCAGATCAACGCTGCAGATTTAATCCTAAAATTGGTTAAGCACCCAAAGTTCAATGCTCAACTCCACAAGACGACGTCATTAAGATAAGCAAGCAagattttttcagaaaataagaaatgccaaaattacaaaaagaaaaggtaccAACAGGGGCAGAGGTATATGGTGGGGGGAGTAGCACATGCCACccccattccaaaaaaaaagaaacatttacATTAAAGgaagcaaaaaaatataattttacatTAAGGGAAGTTGATTAAATACTTATCAGTATCTGAATAACTTGATTTTTCAcacaataaatgaaaaaacagTACCTTCAAAAAATgtttcagatcataaaaataatatctCAATGACTTTTATTTAAAGACCACAATATAGTTGAATCAAgactttaatattttttaacaaaaacaaagctGAAGACAAAGACATATTTTACGTTTAACCTTTCTCTTCGTACTTTAACGAGCAACATGTACCAAATAGTAGTGGACTTCAATTGAATAGCGCCACTCTGCCACTGGGTACCAAGAAATACTTCTTGGTTGCTATTGAGGTCCATGGTTTTGGGTTGGGTTGAGTTATTGAGGTCTTTCTATTAGTGGGATGGACTTGGGAGTAAAACCCATTCTGGCTCCACCCTGCCCATGTAAGACAGTTTATGtgggttatttatttatttattctaaaaGCAGTAAGAAAATTCAAAGACAAAAATCTGTATAGGTATTTGTTAGCGTCTAGCATTTGTAGTTTGCACTGTGAAGCAAATACTACACTATAAAAAGGTTATTTAgaatttaaaatcttttttacaAAAGGATTCAGCCAATattaagaaatttaaaaaataaatgggaAAGTTGGacgaatcaaaaaaattaaacttaatTAGGGTAGGGCTTGGAAATATCAAGAGAAACCCATTTATTAACTGGACGGGCTTGGTACGCATTAGTTCTGTTATGATGCAGTGCTAGCCCGACCCTAACACAACCCGGCCTATGAATGTGCACCCCCCCTTTTTGGCCTTCAATTGAGCACTTACCCTAGAATACTTGTCATTACTGCCTACAACAAACTGTTAACTAAAATTCGAAAAAAAATGTTCACCTCAAAGAACCAAGGTACCTTTACAATTTAAACATAGAATTTAAAAGCACCCCTAGACTATCACTACCAATTACACACGCCAGGATCTGAATTGTCATCAACTAAGCCCTCAGTGTTACCTACTGTCACCAATTTGACAGAAACTGACACAAGGCGCCACATCACAAATTATGCGAACAACCTTAACCCTACAAGTATCCTCAGAATCTTCATAAACTATTAACTCCTGTCTATTGACCACCTAATTTTTAACTTTAGCAATTAGACAGTCAAACTCTCTGATATGGGGTCAATTAGCACCACGACATTGCACCATCAATACCACCAACTCTCTGCTGCCAATACAGTAACATTCATTGAACATGGAGTAGATCTCTGGCTCAGGAAAGTTCACAATCTCCCTTTAAGACTTCGACCACCTTCCTTTGACGTGTTTGGGGTCGGTCGATTGTAGTGCCTATCAGGAGACCCTAATATAATAGAAAACTTGCAAAATTTGAGTGGCTATATATTCTtagtttgtgtttgtgtgtgtgtgtgtgtgtgtgtgtgtgtgtgagagagagagagagagagagagagagagagagagagagagagagaccaacaAGAAGGATGCTTTTtatcaacaaagcaaaaaaaaaaaagatggattgTGGATTCATGTGAAGGTCTCTCCACATTAAATATATAACTGAACCTTGAAAAAAAGCACTTTCAGTCATACCTGGAACTCCTCGTAAGGATTCAAGAAAGGGTTGTGGTAATTCAAAGCAACAACAAGGCCAATAGAAACCTGTATATCCAATTACGAAAAAAGTTAGCTGCCTAAATCAGAGTTCCAACGTGGGCAAGCCAATGgaaaaacaatacaaaacaTATAGATGTCCATGTTACTTTTTGTCATATCTTAGAAATTCAACAAGGTTGATCCTTCATAGTATGGAATACTGATGTAGTTTGGTTCAAGCTCCAAAAAGACGCTGGTTCTTTGTTGTAAAAGAAATGGGGATCTCGGAAAACTATCGTGTAAAGTTTCACAAGTTCAAGGCAGACATCTAGTATTGTGAGGCATAGTTCTATAAGTGTTCTATAAAATTTATACATTTACAGGCTTCGATTTATTGGTTTGTACCTTCCTCTGGTAGTTAGTCGAAAATTGAGAAGTTTTGGGATATTTTGCTGATTTAGTATGACTAAAACATTACTCCTGAACTATACTCATCTTAGATGTTTTGCATTCTCACTTCCAGTACATAAATTGTTCTCCATAGAAACTCTTATAGAATGCACCAgcggaaaagaaaattaatatttcGGCCAAAAAACTTAAATTCTAGCTTAATCATCAAAACATCCTTAGTGTCAAGTATTTCTTAtgttattttttgtacttaCGGTTATTTAGTCCATGTGGGTAATTTTCTTTCTTCGTCTAGGTTATTATTTACCAATGTTAGGTTTAATGTTTTGTTAATCACAATACTGGCAGCCATCATGATAGGAGAGGCCTTCAGTTCAAGTCTCTCTGTTTGCCTTCTGCTTCTCCCCTTTATACTCCttacaacttaagcttttgaaATAATTGGTAACGTAACACTTAGAAGTCTCGAAAACAGTGAAAGCAATCTCCTGCCAAAACAATAAAATGCAGAATTTATGCTCAAATTCTAGAAAAATTTCCTAGTGTTAACTGACACCATCATGCCGCTACTTCGCACTACGCTACTCGTGAAAAAACAAATCGTCAGTTTAGAGAAGAAATAtgccccccttttttttttaacctaagAAACCATAAAGAGAAATACAGtgacaaaaacaagaagaaaagctAAATAATTTATCCCAAATGATACAGGTAAATAACTTGGAGGAACATGATACCTGCCTATCCTTCATATGGTACAGAAAGGATCCCCCATAGGTCTTGTTATCCAAAGGCCAACCCAAGGTGTGAAGAACAAAACCAGGTTCATGTTTGCTTGCATCAACTTCCCACACCTGAGAGAATCCCAATCAGAAATAAAGTACAAGCAAGAGAAACTATGGTGATACATTTAGCCGGCCTGCCAAAACTACTAATGGCAGTGAGACATCATGGAGGAACACCCGTTTCAAACAGAACATCTGGTCCTTCGAGTAAGTTCCAAGGCTCTCTATCAATTCATCACACATTTAGCGAAAATTATGTATTAAGGATACTGTATGGTTGCTCTTCTATTATTAACCAACTAGTCATTATGGTTCAACAAAGTTAGGTAGAGGTGGAGGAGTGCCAAATCCCGCAAATTTATTCTGTGGCCTACAAGACCTCCAGCTCCAATTGCAAAAAGGAAATTAAGAAACACATGTAAGTACGTAACTCATAACCCAACAGATTAACCAAAGAAGAGAAGACTACCTCTTTAATTCCCAAAGCATAAGTTTGATGTTGCCCTTGTACCTTCTCCCTCAAGTTGTATCTTTCGATCATTTTCTGCATATGAGAAAACATAAGAAAGTGTTGATTAGTTACCAAGCAAAAGATCGAAAAGAAAACCACATGTAAAACTGCAGGCATAAGAGAGAATCTCTTTAAACCTCTGATAATGACCCTCGGCATCCTTCACCAAGAAGCGTGAGGCGGCCTGTACAGAGATAGTTTTATTAGGGCCAAGAGGTCAGGGACCAATAAAAACCTTGCAAACTCAGCCAATCTTAGCAAGTATTTCTGGAATGAAACCAGTGACGAGTCATTCATTATATGTATTTTCCAACAAATTTAATTTGTTGTTGGGTGAAACATGTTTGGGAGGTCCAAGCATCATGCACCAGGGCTGTGCATGTAGTTAGAAGCACATGTATGAGACTTGAATCCATTTCTCCCACCCAGCATGCCAATAGCTTCTACCCTCATCTAAAATGCATCATAGGTTTCCCCTTAATTTCTAatccagaaaatagaaaaataaatgagTGCAAGTAGTGAAAGCTCTTCCCTTGGACCCATCTCGATTAAGCATGAGACCATATGTGGCCACCAGGGAAGGATGTGTGACTCAGAGCATTTGGGAAAAGATGCAAATAAGGATGTACTGATGTTCAAACCCCTCGCGAGGAGTGCAACTATAAAGGTCGGGAGATTGTAACATCACATCCCACCTCGAAGTTTACATGGGCGGACTTGGGTATGTAATAAATCATATAAGCTACTACTAGTAACTTGATTTTACACGATAAGAATTAAGAATCTAAGATGACTAGGGCAGTTTGCAAAagagttgaaaaaaaagaagaaaggaaacagATACAGATACAGCCTATCAATAATTAATCCTCCAGGAAGCAAAAACAAGTACGCAGCATGCACATAAAGAAAGTAATTGGACTTGCCTTTCAATTCTACACCACCTTGGAAATTGTCCCTTCTTGAACCATCTTTAGCGATTCCCATATCATTAGTTGCAATGCCAATAACCTTGTCATCAGCATCATACAAAATCTGCAAAATCGAAATACTTCGTAGATAATGCAAGCCATCCGAATAAGTCGGCATTATGTGAAAAATGAAATGCAGAAGCACCTCACTGGCAGCAAAGCCTGGGTACACTTCAACCCCCAATTCTTCAGCTTTCTCTCCCAACCAACGTACTAATTGACTCAAACTGCATTAGCCGGGCTACAATAGTaaaatgcactaaaattttgCCCCCGCTTAATTTGGAAACAGTACTCAGTTACTGAACACAATTTCAAAATTCTGTGATATCAACCCAAAAGAGAAACACAAACATGAAACAAGGGGTCAAACTTTTCTTTCTGATACACATTTACAATAGGTGGTCTCTTTATCAGCACACAAACAAAGGACCAGTGACCTACGAAGCACAGGTACTCAAAAAATGATGTTGGTGTACGAGTATCGGGTACTAGTACAGTATGGGTGGTCCAGTATGGCAAAATACGTACCTAGTACACCAAAAGCCTATGGGCTATGTTTTGGTATCTGGGTACGGCACCAATAAGCCATGGTTACAGGAGGGGAACTTCGATGGATACTGCACCAGTatgcttgttttctttttcccttcttatGCACTAAACACTTGATAGTTAATATTGATAACtacttttttcctttgaatTCATGTTCATATTTTTCCAAAAGAACTAATttgaagtacccaaaaaaagagtGGCCAAAATTTAAGTTTAACAAGTGGCGGTGGGACATCCATGAATAAAAAGGTCATGCTTCTCTTTGGGCTTGCATTAcaaagtatataaaaaaatagaaagagtaTGAACTACAAAAAAGCA
Proteins encoded in this region:
- the LOC131301308 gene encoding electron transfer flavoprotein-ubiquinone oxidoreductase, mitochondrial, which gives rise to MLRLLCKSKPTPLSSYSPHYTCATTQHSSTHLSVPQITPNSFTPYRFPLNSPNPLKTSTGFRFFHQYGRKSQFYAYENPVNRVFLPGCSLNWRNVGNWKGNGVGFMRVRSLVGGVTRGFCSESDREVMSYDVVIVGAGPAGLSAAIRLKQLCREKDVDLSVCVVEKGAEVGTHILSGNVFEPRALDELLPQWKQEGAPIDVPVSSDKFWFLTKDRAISFPSPFDNKGNYVISLSQLVRWLGEKAEELGVEVYPGFAASEILYDADDKVIGIATNDMGIAKDGSRRDNFQGGVELKGRLTLLGEGCRGSLSEKMIERYNLREKVQGQHQTYALGIKEVWEVDASKHEPGFVLHTLGWPLDNKTYGGSFLYHMKDRQVSIGLVVALNYHNPFLNPYEEFQKLKHHPAINRLLEGGTVLQYGARTLNEGGFQSIPYPVFPGGAIIGCSAGFLNVPKIKGTHTAMKSGMLAAEAAFDVLHEGLNMDAYWNNLKNSWIWEELYRARNYRPAFEYGLFPGLALSGLERYIFKGRFPVTLKHGKPDHEATDEAHLHSPIQYPKPDGIVSFDVPTSLYRSNTNHEHDQPPHLRLRDQSIPEHVNLLKYGGPESRYCPARVYEYVADDNSQLKLHINAQNCLHCKACDIKDPKQNIEWTVPEGGGGPGYSIM